The following are encoded together in the Thermomonas brevis genome:
- the fabD gene encoding ACP S-malonyltransferase: MLAELSELHPSVKATFEEASDGAGVDLWALSQGGPEEMLNRTEYTQPALLAAGVAVWRLWNEQGGAQPAVLAGHSLGEYTALVAAGALSLKEGAHLVRIRGQLMQDAAPVGIGAMAAVLGAEDALVEAVCSEASGAQVVVPANYNSPGQIVIGGDAAAVDRALALLQEKGVRKAVKLAVSVPSHTPLMREAANRLAETMAGLHWHLPALPVVQNVDARAHDSVDAIRDALVRQLYLPVQWTGCVQALAARGVSCIGECGPGKVLAGLVKRIDKSLDARALGTPAEFAGALEDWN, from the coding sequence ATGCTGGCCGAACTGTCGGAACTGCATCCGTCGGTGAAGGCCACGTTCGAGGAAGCCTCGGACGGCGCCGGCGTCGACCTGTGGGCGCTGTCGCAGGGCGGCCCCGAGGAAATGCTCAACCGAACCGAATACACGCAGCCGGCGCTGCTGGCCGCGGGCGTGGCGGTGTGGCGGCTGTGGAACGAACAGGGCGGCGCGCAACCGGCCGTGCTGGCCGGGCACAGCCTGGGCGAATACACCGCGCTGGTCGCGGCCGGCGCCTTGTCGCTGAAGGAAGGCGCGCATCTGGTGCGCATCCGCGGCCAGCTGATGCAGGACGCCGCACCCGTCGGCATCGGCGCGATGGCGGCCGTGCTCGGCGCCGAGGACGCGCTGGTCGAGGCGGTCTGCTCCGAAGCCTCCGGCGCGCAGGTCGTGGTGCCGGCCAACTACAACTCGCCGGGCCAGATCGTGATCGGCGGCGATGCCGCGGCGGTGGACCGCGCGCTGGCGCTGCTGCAGGAAAAGGGCGTGCGCAAGGCGGTGAAGCTGGCGGTCAGCGTGCCCTCGCACACCCCGCTGATGCGCGAGGCCGCCAACCGGCTGGCCGAGACGATGGCCGGCCTGCACTGGCACCTGCCGGCGCTGCCGGTGGTGCAGAACGTGGACGCCCGCGCGCACGACAGCGTCGACGCCATCCGCGACGCGCTGGTGCGCCAGCTCTACCTGCCGGTGCAGTGGACCGGCTGCGTGCAGGCGCTGGCCGCGCGCGGCGTTTCGTGCATCGGCGAATGCGGCCCGGGCAAGGTGCTGGCCGGGCTGGTCAAGCGCATCGACAAGTCGCTCGACGCGCGCGCGTTGGGCACGCCGGCGGAGTTTGCCGGTGCGCTCGAAGATTGGAACTAG
- a CDS encoding serine/threonine protein phosphatase → MLDLAARRLGVPALRPPPHPGGDAARAVERRRLGELAALQVRVPEVLGESGQVLLLSDIGETLASRLRGAGPDERRRLVLAAARALAEVHARSGCIGQPLARNIAVDEAGRIGFLDFEEDPREVMPLEQAQVRDWLVFAAGVSRYFDAPERELADILVEALRDAAPPVRMGVGQAGERLGVVARIAGRLGERARRIAGAILALRSAALGGLLALACLGLAWDYAGDRQLDAVQQVVDYLD, encoded by the coding sequence ATGCTCGATCTGGCCGCGCGCCGGCTGGGCGTGCCCGCGCTGCGCCCGCCGCCGCATCCGGGCGGCGACGCGGCGCGTGCGGTCGAGCGCCGCCGCCTGGGCGAACTCGCGGCGCTGCAGGTGCGGGTGCCCGAGGTGCTGGGCGAAAGCGGGCAGGTGCTGCTGCTGAGCGACATCGGCGAGACGCTGGCGTCCCGCCTGCGCGGAGCCGGGCCGGACGAGCGCCGGCGGCTGGTGCTGGCCGCCGCTAGGGCGCTGGCGGAGGTGCACGCGCGCAGCGGCTGCATCGGCCAGCCGCTGGCGCGCAACATCGCGGTGGACGAGGCCGGCCGGATCGGTTTCCTCGATTTCGAGGAGGACCCGCGCGAGGTCATGCCGCTGGAACAGGCGCAGGTCCGCGACTGGCTGGTGTTCGCCGCCGGCGTGTCGCGCTATTTCGATGCGCCGGAGCGGGAACTCGCGGACATCCTGGTCGAGGCGTTGCGCGATGCCGCGCCGCCGGTGCGCATGGGCGTGGGGCAGGCCGGCGAGCGGCTGGGCGTCGTCGCCCGCATCGCCGGCCGGCTGGGCGAACGCGCGCGGCGCATCGCCGGGGCGATCCTGGCGCTGCGTTCGGCGGCGCTCGGCGGGCTGCTGGCGCTGGCCTGCCTGGGGCTGGCCTGGGACTACGCCGGGGATCGCCAGCTCGATGCTGTCCAGCAGGTGGTCGACTATCTGGATTGA
- a CDS encoding beta-ketoacyl-ACP synthase III, translating to MSQTDRRLYARIAGTGSYLPEKVLTNDDLAKMVDTSDEWIAARTGIRERHVAAEGETTSDLGYRAALRALEAAGVAADELDLIVVGTTTPDLIFPSTACLIQHKLGVAGCPAFDVNAACSGFIYALTIADKFIRSGAAKTALVIGAETLTRMLDWNDRGTCVLFGDGAGAVVLKADTDTGILSTHMHADGSKKELLWNPVGVSAGFRPEEKNAGVRVMMTGNEVFKHAVKALDSVVDEALESNGLDRSALDWLVPHQANLRIIEATAKRLAMPMDRVIVTVDRHGNTSSGSVPLALDEAVRSGRVQRGQLVLLEAFGGGFTWGSALLRY from the coding sequence ATGAGCCAGACCGACCGCCGCCTCTACGCCCGCATCGCCGGCACCGGCAGCTACCTGCCCGAGAAGGTGCTCACCAACGACGACCTGGCGAAGATGGTGGACACCAGCGACGAGTGGATCGCCGCGCGCACCGGCATCCGCGAGCGCCACGTGGCGGCGGAGGGCGAGACCACCAGCGACCTCGGCTACCGGGCCGCGCTGCGCGCGCTGGAAGCCGCCGGCGTCGCCGCGGACGAACTGGACCTGATCGTGGTCGGCACCACCACGCCCGACCTGATCTTCCCGTCCACCGCCTGCCTGATCCAGCACAAGCTCGGCGTGGCCGGCTGCCCGGCGTTCGACGTCAACGCCGCCTGTTCCGGCTTCATCTACGCGCTGACCATCGCCGACAAGTTCATCCGTTCGGGCGCGGCCAAGACCGCCCTGGTGATCGGCGCGGAAACTCTGACCCGGATGCTGGACTGGAACGACCGCGGCACCTGCGTGCTGTTCGGCGACGGCGCCGGCGCGGTGGTGCTCAAGGCCGATACCGATACCGGCATCCTCAGCACCCACATGCACGCCGACGGCAGCAAGAAGGAATTGCTGTGGAACCCGGTGGGCGTGTCCGCCGGCTTCCGGCCGGAAGAAAAGAACGCCGGCGTGCGGGTGATGATGACCGGCAACGAGGTGTTCAAGCACGCGGTGAAGGCGCTGGATTCGGTGGTCGACGAGGCGCTGGAATCCAACGGCCTGGACCGCAGCGCGCTGGACTGGCTGGTGCCGCACCAGGCCAACCTGCGCATCATCGAAGCCACCGCCAAGCGGTTGGCGATGCCGATGGACCGGGTGATCGTCACCGTGGACCGGCACGGCAACACCTCGTCGGGTTCGGTGCCGCTGGCGCTGGACGAGGCGGTGCGCTCGGGCCGCGTGCAGCGCGGCCAGCTGGTGCTGCTGGAAGCTTTCGGCGGCGGCTTCACCTGGGGTTCGGCGTTGCTGCGCTATTGA
- the rpmF gene encoding 50S ribosomal protein L32 produces the protein MAVQKSRVSPSRRGQRRAHDALSAKQLATDPTSGETHLRHHVTADGYYRGKQVVAPKTKVVDEE, from the coding sequence ATGGCCGTCCAGAAGTCCCGTGTTTCCCCGTCCCGCCGCGGCCAGCGCCGCGCCCATGACGCCCTGTCCGCCAAGCAGCTGGCCACCGATCCGACCAGCGGCGAGACCCATCTGCGCCACCACGTGACCGCCGACGGCTACTACCGCGGCAAGCAGGTCGTCGCGCCGAAGACCAAGGTCGTCGACGAGGAGTGA
- a CDS encoding YceD family protein, whose product MSEQPTSRVPEVLDVWRMVAARREFEGRVPLASMTRLQGSLLDAEGEARYTLAFDTDALRVPFAELRIEAELPLECQRSLQRFLLPVRLVQRLGLIRDEADEAALPPDYEALLVADDGMLRPAELVEDELILALPVVPVSPDAETVERDFAPTVEETAQANPFAALSGWKKE is encoded by the coding sequence ATGTCCGAACAGCCGACAAGCCGGGTTCCAGAAGTCTTGGACGTCTGGCGCATGGTCGCGGCGCGGCGCGAGTTCGAAGGCCGGGTTCCGCTGGCGTCGATGACCCGCCTGCAAGGCAGCCTGCTCGATGCCGAAGGCGAGGCCCGCTACACGCTGGCCTTCGACACCGACGCGCTGCGGGTGCCGTTCGCCGAACTGCGGATCGAGGCGGAGCTGCCGCTGGAATGCCAGCGCAGCCTGCAGCGGTTCCTGCTGCCGGTGCGGCTGGTGCAGCGGCTGGGCCTGATCCGCGACGAGGCCGACGAAGCGGCCCTGCCGCCGGACTACGAGGCCCTGCTGGTGGCCGACGACGGCATGCTCCGTCCGGCCGAGCTGGTGGAGGACGAACTGATTCTGGCGTTGCCGGTGGTGCCGGTGTCGCCCGATGCCGAAACGGTCGAGCGCGACTTCGCGCCCACCGTGGAGGAAACCGCCCAGGCCAACCCGTTCGCGGCGTTGTCGGGGTGGAAGAAGGAATAG
- a CDS encoding Maf family protein: MPRLVLASTSRYRRELLERLRLPFDVARPEVDETALPGEPPQALAVRLAEAKARAVARVLDGDGWALGSDQVADLAGRALGKPGHREAAIAQLRAMSGGAVRFHTALCLAHPDGRALAAIDLTEVRFRTLTDAEIERYVDAEQPFDCAGSFKSEGLGIALFEAIDNRDPTALIGLPLIATCALLRQAGFALP, encoded by the coding sequence ATGCCGCGGCTGGTGCTGGCCTCGACCTCGCGCTACCGGCGCGAATTGCTGGAGCGGCTGCGGCTGCCGTTCGATGTCGCCCGACCCGAGGTGGACGAAACCGCGCTGCCGGGCGAACCCCCGCAGGCGCTGGCCGTCCGCTTGGCCGAGGCCAAGGCGCGTGCGGTCGCACGCGTGCTGGACGGCGACGGCTGGGCGCTGGGCTCCGACCAGGTGGCGGATCTCGCCGGCCGCGCGCTCGGCAAGCCGGGCCACCGCGAGGCCGCCATCGCCCAGCTGCGCGCGATGTCCGGCGGCGCGGTGCGGTTCCATACCGCGCTCTGTCTGGCCCATCCGGACGGCCGCGCGCTGGCCGCCATCGACTTGACCGAAGTGCGGTTCCGCACGCTGACCGACGCCGAGATCGAACGCTACGTCGATGCCGAACAGCCGTTCGACTGCGCCGGCAGCTTCAAGTCGGAAGGGCTGGGCATCGCCCTGTTCGAGGCGATCGACAACCGCGACCCGACCGCGCTGATCGGATTGCCGCTGATCGCGACCTGCGCTTTGCTGCGGCAGGCGGGATTCGCGTTGCCTTAG
- a CDS encoding glycosyltransferase family 39 protein, whose product MRDAGNAEAARSARRGFVGTWLLLCALKLALAAQVPLFVDEAFYWQEGQHLAWAYSDLPGLTAWLARLGVAVFGQHELGLRMPFLLIGALVPWLLVRMTAREIDAKAGYRAGLLALLLPLAGTLGVLALPDVPLLLATLLCLDAGLRLLRRVSGVAALELALGLAMGGLTHYRFAAVIAVGFAVLLMLREGRGALRDWRVWVAVAVGALAWLPLLLWNLHNADAGLRFQLVDRHPWQFGSAGIELGLMQLMTATPLLLAAMAVAAWRGLRDPRPAARWLALCGALIVLGFLALGFFADRERISFHWPLPGFVALLPLVPAVLAGWPRFWRIATLATTALGLAGMLGYFALATTSGEGQRGSNDMLYPANFAGWTELDEAVRTRLASMPPDTRLLAGDFKIASELGFARGDADIPALDHTLNHKHGRAPQLALWGLQSDGSRSAPTLLVVATHHINLREQVAYFQHLCGLVGTLPPPQVLNVRHGRQRFLLFALPASRDDAACVAPAVSHVDAPEAGARIGRRFEVAAWAVKDTVGVRKVEVLLDGRAVATARRDGENGWIVDTFLQGRSRDPAVPAIRFVADVDASGLPAGLHWLGLRITGGDGAVEDSVEQPVELR is encoded by the coding sequence ATGCGGGATGCAGGGAACGCGGAAGCGGCGCGGTCGGCCCGGCGAGGGTTCGTCGGCACGTGGCTGCTGCTGTGTGCGCTCAAGCTGGCGCTGGCGGCGCAGGTGCCGCTGTTCGTCGACGAAGCCTTCTACTGGCAGGAAGGCCAGCATCTGGCCTGGGCCTATTCCGACCTGCCGGGGCTGACCGCCTGGCTGGCGCGGCTGGGCGTGGCAGTGTTCGGCCAGCACGAGCTCGGCCTGCGGATGCCGTTCCTGCTCATCGGCGCGCTGGTGCCGTGGCTGCTGGTGCGGATGACCGCGCGCGAAATCGACGCCAAGGCCGGCTATCGCGCCGGCCTGCTGGCTCTGCTGCTGCCGCTGGCCGGCACGCTGGGCGTGCTGGCGCTGCCCGACGTGCCGCTGCTGCTGGCGACGCTGCTGTGCCTGGACGCCGGCCTGCGCCTGCTGCGTCGGGTGAGCGGCGTCGCCGCGCTGGAACTGGCGCTCGGGCTGGCGATGGGCGGGCTCACGCACTATCGCTTCGCGGCGGTGATCGCGGTCGGCTTCGCGGTGCTGCTGATGCTGCGCGAGGGACGCGGCGCGCTGCGCGACTGGCGCGTGTGGGTGGCCGTCGCCGTCGGCGCGCTGGCCTGGCTGCCGCTGCTGCTGTGGAACCTGCACAACGCCGACGCCGGCCTGCGCTTCCAGCTGGTGGATCGGCACCCGTGGCAGTTCGGCAGCGCCGGCATCGAACTGGGCCTGATGCAGCTGATGACCGCCACGCCGCTGCTGCTGGCGGCGATGGCCGTGGCCGCATGGCGCGGCCTGCGCGATCCGCGCCCGGCGGCGCGCTGGCTGGCGCTGTGCGGCGCGCTGATCGTGCTGGGCTTCCTCGCGCTGGGCTTCTTCGCCGACCGCGAGCGGATCAGCTTCCACTGGCCGCTGCCCGGCTTCGTCGCGCTGCTGCCGCTGGTGCCGGCGGTGCTGGCGGGCTGGCCGCGCTTCTGGCGCATCGCCACGCTGGCGACCACCGCGCTGGGGCTGGCGGGTATGCTCGGCTACTTCGCGCTCGCCACCACGTCCGGGGAAGGCCAGCGCGGAAGCAACGACATGCTGTATCCGGCCAACTTCGCCGGCTGGACGGAGCTGGACGAAGCGGTGCGCACGCGGCTCGCGTCGATGCCGCCGGACACCCGGCTGCTGGCCGGCGATTTCAAGATCGCTTCGGAGCTCGGCTTCGCGCGCGGCGACGCCGACATCCCCGCGCTCGACCACACCTTGAACCACAAGCACGGGCGCGCGCCGCAGCTGGCGCTGTGGGGCTTGCAGAGCGACGGTTCGCGCAGCGCGCCGACCCTGTTGGTGGTCGCGACCCACCACATCAACCTGCGCGAACAGGTGGCCTACTTCCAGCACCTGTGCGGCTTGGTGGGCACGCTGCCGCCGCCGCAGGTGCTGAACGTGCGCCACGGCCGCCAGCGCTTTTTGCTGTTCGCGCTGCCGGCCAGCCGTGACGATGCGGCCTGCGTCGCACCGGCGGTGTCGCATGTCGATGCACCCGAAGCCGGCGCGCGGATCGGCAGGCGGTTCGAGGTCGCCGCGTGGGCGGTCAAGGACACCGTCGGCGTGCGCAAGGTCGAGGTGCTGCTGGACGGCCGCGCGGTCGCCACCGCGCGGCGGGATGGCGAGAACGGATGGATCGTCGATACGTTCCTGCAAGGCCGCTCGCGCGACCCGGCCGTTCCCGCCATCCGCTTCGTCGCCGACGTGGACGCCTCCGGGCTGCCGGCGGGCCTGCACTGGCTCGGCCTGCGGATCACCGGCGGCGACGGGGCGGTCGAGGACAGCGTCGAGCAGCCCGTCGAGCTGCGTTGA
- a CDS encoding AAA family ATPase, whose translation MSATSAPAQMLPDALKQALREAQAQVNTLVLGKPAQVRLAFVALLAGGHLLIEDLPGLGKTTLAHALAATLGLDFARVQFTSDLLPSDILGVSVYEAQARRFEFHPGPVFTHVLLADEINRAPPRTQSALLEAMAEHQISLDGQTRALPDPFLVIATQNPVDLSGTYPLPDSQLDRFLLRLALGYPDEAAERALLAGADRRDLIAGVAPLLDAPRILALRRAVLDVHASDALLDYVQALIARSRKQPGVRVGLSPRAGLALLRAARAHALLLGRGHVIPEDVQALFPAVAEHRLVADADASAAGLAKAILHAVAVD comes from the coding sequence ATGTCCGCGACCTCGGCACCGGCGCAAATGCTACCCGATGCACTGAAACAGGCCCTGCGCGAGGCGCAGGCGCAGGTGAACACGCTGGTGCTGGGCAAGCCCGCGCAGGTGCGGCTGGCCTTCGTGGCCCTGCTGGCCGGCGGGCACCTGCTGATCGAGGATCTGCCCGGCCTCGGCAAGACCACGCTGGCGCACGCGCTGGCGGCGACGCTGGGGCTGGACTTCGCGCGCGTGCAGTTCACCTCCGACCTGCTGCCTTCGGACATCCTCGGCGTGTCGGTGTACGAGGCGCAGGCGCGGCGCTTCGAGTTCCATCCCGGCCCGGTGTTCACCCACGTGCTGCTGGCCGACGAGATCAACCGCGCGCCGCCGCGCACCCAGAGCGCGCTGCTGGAGGCGATGGCGGAGCACCAGATCAGCCTCGACGGCCAGACCCGCGCCCTGCCCGATCCGTTCCTGGTCATCGCCACGCAGAACCCGGTGGACCTGTCCGGCACCTACCCGCTGCCGGATTCGCAGCTCGACCGCTTCCTGCTGCGGCTGGCGCTGGGCTATCCCGACGAGGCGGCGGAACGCGCGCTGCTGGCCGGCGCCGACCGCCGCGACCTGATCGCGGGCGTCGCGCCGCTGCTGGACGCGCCGCGCATCCTCGCGCTGCGCCGGGCGGTGCTGGACGTGCACGCCAGCGATGCGCTGCTGGACTACGTGCAGGCGCTGATCGCGCGCAGCCGCAAGCAGCCGGGCGTGCGTGTGGGGCTGTCGCCGCGCGCCGGGCTGGCGCTGCTGCGCGCGGCGCGGGCGCACGCGCTGCTGCTGGGGCGCGGCCACGTGATTCCCGAGGACGTGCAGGCGCTGTTCCCGGCGGTCGCAGAACACCGACTGGTGGCGGACGCCGACGCCTCCGCCGCCGGCCTGGCGAAGGCGATCCTGCACGCGGTCGCGGTGGACTGA
- a CDS encoding DUF58 domain-containing protein, with the protein MRALTRPRALEALPARLDRHRIYVLPTASGLFFGLLLGTMLLGALNFNNNPALLLALLLAGAALASLIAAHMQLSGLRIDAVAAEPVAAGEALHLRIALAADDARQRRGLRIAHEEHAAHVALDPRGTTAELRLPTARRGLMPVPKLELSTVQPLGLARAWAYAWPAQSLLVYPAPEAQAPPLPVPAGEQGHPQAARAGDEPHHLRAYRPGDAPRSVAWKASARHDNLLVRDYEQQRGGELLLDWQHTAGLPYEQRIRRLARWIDDAEREGRRYALQLPAQPVIAGDQGASHRHRCLRALALLPQDASPLEQADG; encoded by the coding sequence ATCCGCGCGTTGACGCGTCCGCGCGCGCTGGAGGCGTTGCCTGCGCGGCTGGACCGCCACCGCATCTACGTGCTGCCGACCGCCAGCGGCCTGTTCTTCGGCCTGCTGCTCGGCACGATGCTGCTGGGCGCGCTGAACTTCAACAACAATCCGGCGCTGCTGCTGGCGCTGCTGCTGGCCGGCGCGGCGCTGGCCAGCCTGATCGCCGCGCACATGCAGCTGTCCGGGCTGCGCATCGACGCGGTGGCGGCCGAGCCGGTGGCCGCCGGCGAAGCCTTGCATCTGCGCATCGCGCTGGCGGCCGACGACGCGCGCCAACGTCGCGGCCTGCGCATCGCGCATGAGGAACACGCCGCGCACGTCGCGCTGGACCCGCGCGGCACCACCGCCGAACTGCGCCTGCCCACCGCGCGGCGCGGCCTGATGCCGGTGCCGAAGCTGGAGCTGTCCACCGTGCAGCCGTTGGGGCTGGCGCGCGCCTGGGCCTACGCGTGGCCGGCGCAGTCGCTGCTGGTCTATCCCGCGCCGGAAGCGCAGGCGCCGCCGCTGCCGGTGCCCGCCGGCGAGCAGGGCCATCCGCAGGCCGCGCGCGCGGGCGACGAGCCGCACCATCTGCGCGCCTATCGTCCGGGCGACGCACCGCGCTCGGTGGCGTGGAAAGCCTCGGCCCGCCACGACAACCTGCTGGTGCGCGACTACGAGCAGCAGCGCGGCGGCGAACTGCTGCTGGACTGGCAGCACACCGCCGGCCTGCCCTACGAACAGCGCATCCGCCGGCTGGCGCGCTGGATCGACGACGCCGAACGCGAGGGCCGCCGCTACGCACTGCAACTGCCGGCGCAACCAGTGATCGCGGGCGACCAGGGCGCATCGCACCGGCACCGCTGCCTGCGCGCGCTGGCGCTGCTGCCGCAGGATGCATCCCCGTTGGAGCAGGCCGATGGCTGA
- a CDS encoding transglutaminase TgpA family protein: protein MADAHSPQMGRAARVQVQLAAAACLLPLLLQLPASLGIGFGLGALAVIAASWRRPMPALLRLMLGGCALLAVALVAPGIGRDTACAVLAAMLALKPAETSTLRDGRSLVGFGLFAPFATFLLDQGPISLLLALAAVLLALLALQRLAADEGEVAQVSARGATVGVVRLFALGLPLALAAFWLFPRLPTPLWGLPQRSIATPGLSDTMTPGGMFDLLLDDSPAARVQFFGATPAPQQMYWRGPVLWDFDGRTWRQAHDLQRYPAAPMQSAGAGWDYRIDLEPTENSQLIALDLPTQLPDGAYASRDYTPWATAAQYNVSRWRMRSAPPVSFEADLPPPLRARALALPPGYNPRTVALGRQWRREAGSAARGRADAAIAERALAMIRRDFAYTLNVPPAGRNEVDDFLFDRKEGYCEHFSSAFVVLMRASGIPARVVTGYAGAYRNPIGGYWLVRKSDAHAWAEVWLPARGWVRVDPTAAVAPERVYDTIADRQPGRIAGLDALVPVFNAGDWLRRGWNDFVLGFNAQRQQSLLKPLGLDKLGASALAALFGAIAALALAWMAWLIARGERQRDPLLRAWHALEARYRRLGRGRAPHEAAQRWAARVAADRPRAGEHLAALARRVSDARYAPIASREALRELVRDLRRHRP from the coding sequence ATGGCTGACGCGCATTCGCCGCAGATGGGCCGCGCCGCGCGCGTGCAGGTCCAGCTTGCGGCGGCGGCCTGCCTGCTGCCGCTGCTGCTGCAACTGCCGGCGTCGCTGGGCATCGGCTTCGGCCTCGGCGCGCTGGCGGTGATCGCGGCATCGTGGCGCAGGCCGATGCCGGCCCTGCTGCGCCTGATGCTGGGCGGCTGCGCGCTGCTGGCGGTGGCGCTGGTCGCGCCCGGCATCGGCCGCGACACCGCCTGCGCGGTGCTCGCCGCGATGCTTGCGCTGAAGCCCGCCGAAACCTCCACCCTGCGCGACGGCCGCAGCCTGGTCGGCTTCGGCCTGTTCGCGCCGTTCGCCACCTTCCTGCTCGACCAGGGGCCGATCAGCCTGCTGCTGGCGCTGGCGGCGGTGCTGCTGGCGCTGCTCGCCTTGCAACGCCTTGCCGCCGACGAGGGCGAAGTGGCGCAGGTGTCCGCACGCGGCGCGACCGTAGGCGTCGTGCGCCTGTTCGCGCTCGGCCTGCCGCTGGCACTGGCGGCGTTCTGGCTGTTCCCGCGCCTGCCCACGCCGCTGTGGGGCCTGCCGCAGCGCTCCATCGCCACGCCCGGCCTGTCCGACACGATGACGCCCGGCGGCATGTTCGACCTGCTGCTGGACGACAGCCCCGCCGCGCGCGTGCAGTTCTTCGGCGCGACGCCCGCGCCGCAGCAGATGTACTGGCGCGGCCCGGTGCTGTGGGATTTCGACGGCCGCACCTGGCGGCAGGCGCACGACCTGCAACGCTACCCCGCCGCGCCGATGCAATCCGCGGGCGCGGGCTGGGACTACCGCATCGATCTCGAACCCACCGAGAACAGCCAGCTCATTGCGCTCGACTTGCCCACGCAGCTGCCCGACGGCGCCTACGCCAGCCGCGACTACACGCCGTGGGCGACCGCCGCGCAGTACAACGTCTCGCGTTGGCGCATGCGTTCCGCGCCGCCGGTCTCGTTCGAGGCCGACCTGCCGCCGCCGCTGCGCGCCCGCGCGCTGGCGCTGCCGCCGGGCTACAACCCGCGCACCGTCGCGCTGGGCAGGCAGTGGCGGCGCGAGGCCGGCAGCGCTGCGCGAGGCCGCGCCGACGCCGCCATCGCCGAGCGCGCGCTGGCGATGATCCGCCGCGATTTCGCCTACACCCTCAACGTGCCGCCGGCCGGCCGCAACGAGGTCGACGATTTCCTGTTCGACCGCAAGGAAGGCTATTGCGAGCACTTCAGCTCCGCCTTCGTGGTGCTGATGCGCGCCTCCGGCATCCCCGCGCGCGTGGTCACCGGCTACGCCGGCGCGTACCGCAACCCGATCGGCGGCTACTGGCTGGTGCGCAAGTCCGACGCGCACGCATGGGCGGAAGTGTGGCTGCCGGCGCGCGGCTGGGTGCGCGTCGATCCCACCGCGGCGGTCGCGCCCGAGCGCGTGTACGACACCATCGCCGACCGCCAGCCGGGCCGCATCGCCGGGCTCGACGCGCTGGTGCCGGTGTTCAACGCCGGCGACTGGCTGCGGCGCGGCTGGAACGACTTCGTGCTGGGCTTCAACGCGCAGCGCCAGCAAAGCCTGCTCAAACCGCTGGGCTTGGACAAGCTGGGCGCGAGTGCGCTGGCGGCGCTGTTCGGCGCCATCGCCGCGCTCGCGCTGGCATGGATGGCCTGGCTGATCGCGCGCGGCGAGCGCCAGCGCGATCCGCTGCTGCGCGCCTGGCATGCGCTGGAAGCGCGCTATCGCAGGCTGGGGCGCGGCCGCGCGCCGCACGAGGCCGCGCAACGCTGGGCCGCGCGCGTAGCCGCCGACCGGCCGCGCGCCGGCGAACATCTGGCGGCGCTGGCGCGGCGCGTCTCCGATGCACGCTATGCGCCGATCGCTTCACGCGAAGCGCTGCGCGAACTGGTGCGCGACCTGCGGCGGCATCGCCCGTGA
- a CDS encoding histidine triad nucleotide-binding protein, giving the protein MSDTIFHKIIRREIPADIVHEDEHLIAFRDIAPQAPVHVLFVPKQDFATLNDVNEDAAVVVGRLATAAARYAKQEGFAENGYRIVMNCNGDAGQTVFQIHLHLLAGAPLGRFGTP; this is encoded by the coding sequence ATGTCCGACACCATCTTCCACAAGATCATCCGCCGCGAAATCCCCGCCGACATCGTCCACGAGGACGAGCACCTGATCGCGTTCCGCGACATCGCCCCGCAGGCGCCGGTGCACGTGCTGTTCGTGCCGAAACAGGATTTCGCCACGCTCAACGACGTGAACGAGGACGCCGCCGTCGTGGTCGGCCGTCTTGCCACCGCCGCCGCGCGCTACGCGAAACAGGAGGGGTTCGCGGAGAACGGCTATCGCATCGTCATGAACTGCAACGGCGACGCCGGGCAGACCGTGTTCCAGATCCATCTGCACCTGCTGGCCGGCGCGCCGCTGGGGCGATTCGGCACGCCCTGA
- the recR gene encoding recombination mediator RecR, with the protein MTVSLLEQLIDALRVLPGVGQKSAQRMAYHLLERQRDGGRRLADALAESMERIGHCKRCRDFSETELCPTCASSARDAQLLCAVETPADRLAIEQATGFRGLYFVLQGRLSPLDGIGPRELGLDLLAQRLEEGEVRELIVATNPTVEGEATAHYLAQLARARGVQPSRLAHGLPLGGELEYVDRGTLSHAFGSRVEIRE; encoded by the coding sequence ATGACTGTCTCCCTCCTCGAACAACTCATCGACGCCCTGCGCGTGTTGCCCGGCGTGGGCCAGAAATCCGCGCAGCGGATGGCCTACCACCTGCTGGAGCGCCAGCGCGACGGCGGCCGGCGGCTGGCCGATGCGCTGGCGGAGTCGATGGAGCGCATCGGCCACTGCAAGCGCTGCCGCGACTTCAGCGAGACCGAGCTGTGTCCCACCTGCGCCAGCAGCGCGCGCGACGCGCAGCTGCTGTGCGCGGTGGAAACGCCGGCCGACCGGCTCGCCATCGAGCAGGCCACCGGCTTCCGCGGCCTGTACTTCGTGCTGCAAGGGCGGCTCAGCCCACTGGACGGCATCGGCCCGCGCGAGCTGGGCCTCGACCTGCTCGCGCAGCGGCTGGAGGAAGGCGAGGTGCGCGAGCTGATCGTCGCCACCAATCCCACCGTGGAAGGCGAGGCGACGGCGCACTACCTGGCGCAGCTGGCGCGCGCGCGCGGCGTGCAGCCCAGCCGGTTGGCGCACGGCCTGCCGCTGGGCGGCGAGCTGGAATACGTGGACCGCGGCACGCTGTCGCACGCGTTCGGCAGCCGCGTCGAAATCCGGGAGTGA